A single window of Salvia splendens isolate huo1 chromosome 6, SspV2, whole genome shotgun sequence DNA harbors:
- the LOC121809023 gene encoding pectinesterase inhibitor-like — MSYSTIIFLSLALLSQCHADLIADLCTKSNNPSICNQALRSDPRSKGADARGLARIALDNSLSATQTSINVAKSVSSHSNKDKIDTCIENFDDAVGNLQEAKPLIPKLDRPNISTLQTKGSTALTDVRTCSEEFGASEPTKLKQATNKAYTFIQLLLIIANTL, encoded by the coding sequence ATGTCTTATTCTACCATAATATTTTTGTCTCTCGCCTTGTTAAGCCAATGCCATGCTGATTTGATAGCTGATTTGTGCACCAAATCCAACAATCCCTCCATATGCAACCAAGCACTGAGATCTGACCCTCGATCAAAGGGTGCTGATGCTCGAGGCTTGGCTAGGATCGCGCTTGACAATTCCTTGTCCGCCACACAAACCTCCATCAACGTAGCGAAGTCAGTGTCCAGCCATAGCAACAAAGATAAAATCGATACATGTATCGAGAACTTTGATGATGCAGTGGGCAACTTGCAAGAGGCCAAGCCCTTGATACCGAAGCTAGACAGGCCTAACATCAGCACACTCCAAACCAAAGGTTCGACAGCTCTAACCGATGTGAGAACTTGCAGCGAGGAATTTGGAGCAAGCGAACCAACTAAATTGAAGCAAGCTACTAATAAAGCATATACATTTATTCAGTTGCTCCTGATTATTGCTAATACTTTGTAA